The following are encoded in a window of Castanea sativa cultivar Marrone di Chiusa Pesio chromosome 5, ASM4071231v1 genomic DNA:
- the LOC142636244 gene encoding LOW QUALITY PROTEIN: auxin response factor 3 (The sequence of the model RefSeq protein was modified relative to this genomic sequence to represent the inferred CDS: deleted 1 base in 1 codon), with translation MGLIDLNTMEEDETPSSGTSSTSSSSFSVAGLNTSGGSGSNLVVGAAAAAASSSSSSVCLELWHACAGPLISLPKKGSVVVYFPQGQLEQLPDFSLAPAYTDDVPPHVFCRVLDVKLHAEEGTDEVYAQVSLVPESEQFEQKLQEGEVDVDGDEEDVEVAANSSTPHMFCKTLTASDTSTHGGFSVPRRAAEDCFPPLDYKQQRPSQELVAKDLHGLEWRFRHIYRGQPRRHLLTTGWSAFVNKKKLVSGDAVLFLRGEDGELRLGVRRAVQVKGGATFSALCSQQMNHSSLMEVVNAISLRSPFNIYYNPSVSSRPSSSEFIIPLRKFLKSADHSFSVGMRFKMRFEAEDAAERRYTGFITGISDADPVKWPGSKWRCLLVRWDDIEARHNRVSPWEIEPSGSLSSSSSLMASGSKRTRIGLPSTKLEFPVPNGIGASDFGESSRFQKVLQGQEILGFTHYDGIDTQNHHPSETRRCFPGSNGSVIAGTGDSVRNPVVNSDLSYKGTGFGESFQFRKVLQGQEIFPSSPYGRAPATNEAHDNGGLGIFDGVQVLNSRKGWSTMMQGNNAHMRPSAPSMQVSSPSSVLMFQQAINPVSNLSSVYNFNNMEEQRISNRNLLVSETIGGKLTPSAYSGLSFCKKDQGGMNSSGFEHNQLGISLPPFANRSTFGGSQDLVSSCKSSCRLFGFSLTEEKDVANTEDNPTPVSLSLNPGASYLPHVGEQFHPKPLLMTQAIGSNCTKGPPQ, from the exons ATGGGTCTGATCGATCTGAACACCATGGAGGAGGACGAAACGCCGTCGTCGGGGACGTCCTCAACATCTTCATCGTCGTTCTCTGTAGCCGGGTTGAATACCAGTGGTGGGTCGGGTTCGAATTTGGTGGTGggtgcagcagcagcagcagcatcGTCTTCGTCTTCTTCGGTGTGTTTGGAGCTATGGCACGCGTGTGCGGGCCCACTGATATCTCTGCCGAAGAAAGGTAGTGTGGTGGTGTACTTCCCTCAAGGTCAGTTGGAACAGCTTCCGGATTTCTCGCTCGCACCTGCCTACACTGATGATGTCCCTCCCCACGTGTTCTGTCGCGTCCTCGATGTCAAGCTCCAT GCGGAGGAGGGGACTGATGAAGTCTATGCACAGGTTTCACTGGTTCCTGAAAGTGAG CAATTCGAGCAGAAACTGCAAGAAGGGGAAGTTGATGTAGATGGTGATGAAGAGGATGTTGAAGTAGCTGCGAATTCATCTACACCCCACATGTTCTGTAAGACTCTTACTGCTTCTGATACTAGTACTCATGGAGGCTTCTCTGTTCCTCGTCGAGCTGCTGAGGACTGTTTCCCTCCCCTG GACTATAAGCAACAGAGGCCATCGCAAGAGCTTGTGGCAAAGGATCTGCATGGCTTGGAATGGAGGTTTCGACATATCTACCGGG GGCAGCCACGCAGGCATTTGCTCACTACTGGGTGGAGTGCTTTTGTAAACAAGAAGAAGCTTGTTTCTGGAGATGCTGTGCTCTTTCTTAG GGGTGAGGACGGAGAATTGCGACTTGGAGTCCGAAGAGCTGTTCAAGTTAAAGGTGGTGCTACTTTCTCAGCTCTCTGTAGTCAGCAGATGAATCACAGCTCTCTCATGGAGGTGGTTAATGCTATTTCCCTGAGAAGTCCATTCAACATTTACTACAATCCAAG CGTATCTAGTAGGCCCAGCTCATCAGAATTTATAATTCCTCTTCGTAAATTCTTGAAGAGTGCGGACCATTCATTTTCAGTTGGAATGAGGTTCAAAATGCGGTTTGAAGCAGAAGATGCTGCAGAGAGAAG ATACACTGGGTTTATAACTGGAATTAGCGATGCGGATCCTGTTAAATGGCCTGGTTCAAAATGGAGATGCCTACTG GTACGGTGGGATGATATAGAGGCCAGGCATAACAGGGTCTCTCCATGGGAAATTGAACCATCTGGTTCTCTTTCCAGTTCCAGTAGCTTGATGGCATCTGGTTCAAAGAGGACCAGGATCGGTTTGCCTTCAACAAAACTGGAATTTCCAGTTCCTA ATGGGATTGGAGCATCAGACTTTGGGGAATCTTCAAGGTTCCAGAAGGTCTTGCAAGGTCAAGAAATTTTGGGTTTTACCCATTATGATGGTATTGATACTCAGAACCATCATCCATCTGAAACAAGGAGGTGTTTTCCTGGTTCGAATGGTTCTGTGATTGCTGGAACAGGAGATAGTGTTAGAAACCCAGTTGTGAATTCTGATCTCTCCTATAAAGGCACAGGCTTTGGTGAATCTTTCCAATTCCGTAAGGTCTTGCAAGGTCAAGAAATTTTTCCAAGCTCTCCATATGGAAGAGCTCCAGCCACAAATGAGGCTCACGACAATGGTGGCCTAGGAATCTTTGATGGTGTTCAAGTGCTTAACTCACGGAAGGGATGGTCTACCATGATGCAGGGCAATAATGCCCATATGCGCCCATCTGCCCCATCTATGCAAGTTTCATCTCCATCTTCTGTGTTAATGTTCCAGCAGGCAATTAATCCTGTTTCAAACTTAAGTTCAGTGTATAATTTCAATAATATGGAGGAGCAGAGAATTAGTAACCGAAATTTGCTTGTTTCTGAAACAATTGGTGGTAAGCTCACTCCGTCTGCATACTCTGGTCTCAGCTTCTGTAAGAAAGATCAGGGAGGCATGAATTCTTCTGGTTTCGAGCATAATCAACTGGGTATTTCACTTCCTCCTTTTGCAAACCGATCCACATTTGGGGGCAGTCAAGATCTAGTTTCCTCATGTAAAAGTAGCTGCAGACTCTTTGGGTTTTCACTGACGGAGGAAAAAGACGTTGCAAATACAGAGGACAACCCCACTCCAGTTTCCTTGTCATTGAATCCTGGTGCTTCTTATTTGCCA CATGTTGGGGAACAGTTCCATCCAAAGCCTCTGTTGATGACACAGGCAATTGGAAGCAATTGTACCAAA GGACCTCCGCAATAG